A genomic window from Sulfurimonas paralvinellae includes:
- a CDS encoding NADH-quinone oxidoreductase subunit G — protein MSKIAINIDGKEIHTQEGEYILNAARANDIFIPAICYLTRCSPTLACRICLVEADGKQVYACNAKAKDGMNITTSTDNIEKERRAIMEVYDVNHPLQCGVCDQSGECELQNYTLHIGVDSQSYAIKDVDRSSHDWGHLHYDPGLCIVCERCVTACKDMIGDNSLKTVPRGADAIDAEFKETMPKDSYAMWNKLNKSLIGLTNGTDVLDCTSCGECAAVCPVGALVDTHFMYKSNAWELKQIPATCGHCSAGCQISYDVKHTSIENPEDKIYRVMNEWNYVSLCGAGRYGFDYQNADAVRDENAFNAAIEAFKKADTIAFTSTITNEEALLLQKMKEKFGYKLVNPEAKAFQTFLNDYSEISGTKLYSSDLERVHTTNFIVSIGSALKSDNPNARYALNNSLTVSKGAGLYFHPVKDPIIEGLGKSIMTVQHAPLQEETALYLLLDLFGDKEKLPADIVSYLAGFHSSKTIEIEEVVKEKVVEIVKEIKVNEETGEEEEVEIEKSKMVSTKVKKEIVVDDNKLLEILGADDKFMETLEKNLKKKETFALMVGPDLYTHPNSKNLARLVALVEKYTAFELVMIPTLTNTLGVSLICELDDEKGSYTVGYNTDGDFVLSGLGDGDLDMPAINQQEGTLTSVNKRVNPTNAAIGYNGYELNDIANALGFEAENVIDYTVELPTAVGFKAEEFDNLPNHYENDGTEMRGYVLENVAVETSGDESVDKFRDDKLEGSIIYLANPVRQFTPFTYKTTELDEVSGIYMSEEFLSNSDFNEGDTVKITTANGELSANVVSDNKIEGSIVVLPTFDKNLNSEALFSGYRFNSASIEKV, from the coding sequence ATGAGTAAAATAGCCATAAACATTGATGGAAAAGAGATTCATACGCAAGAGGGTGAGTATATACTCAATGCTGCTCGTGCGAATGATATCTTCATTCCTGCTATATGTTATTTAACACGTTGTAGTCCAACTCTTGCGTGTCGTATATGTCTTGTCGAGGCAGATGGTAAACAGGTTTATGCTTGTAATGCCAAAGCAAAAGACGGGATGAATATCACAACAAGTACGGACAATATTGAAAAAGAACGTCGCGCTATCATGGAAGTATATGATGTAAATCACCCGCTTCAATGTGGTGTATGTGATCAGTCAGGAGAGTGTGAACTTCAAAACTATACACTCCATATCGGCGTTGATTCCCAAAGCTATGCGATTAAGGATGTAGATAGAAGTTCTCATGATTGGGGACATTTACATTATGATCCAGGTCTCTGTATTGTTTGTGAGCGTTGTGTGACGGCTTGTAAGGATATGATCGGTGACAACTCTTTAAAGACTGTACCTCGTGGAGCAGATGCGATCGATGCAGAATTCAAAGAGACGATGCCAAAAGATTCATATGCGATGTGGAATAAGCTCAATAAGTCACTTATCGGTCTGACAAACGGTACGGATGTACTTGACTGTACCTCTTGTGGTGAATGTGCTGCCGTTTGTCCGGTCGGTGCACTGGTTGATACACACTTTATGTATAAATCAAATGCATGGGAGCTCAAGCAGATTCCGGCAACATGTGGTCACTGTTCAGCAGGATGTCAGATCTCTTATGATGTCAAACATACAAGCATTGAAAATCCTGAAGATAAGATCTACCGTGTGATGAATGAGTGGAACTACGTTTCACTTTGCGGTGCGGGACGTTACGGATTTGATTATCAAAATGCCGATGCTGTTAGAGATGAAAATGCATTCAATGCAGCCATAGAAGCATTCAAAAAAGCAGATACGATCGCTTTTACTTCGACAATCACTAATGAAGAAGCACTGCTTCTACAGAAAATGAAAGAGAAATTCGGTTATAAGCTTGTCAACCCTGAAGCGAAGGCTTTCCAGACATTTTTGAATGATTACTCTGAGATAAGCGGTACAAAACTTTACAGTTCAGACCTTGAACGTGTTCACACAACGAATTTTATCGTCTCTATCGGTTCAGCACTCAAGTCAGATAATCCAAATGCACGCTATGCACTGAACAATTCTCTTACTGTAAGTAAAGGTGCCGGACTCTATTTCCATCCTGTCAAAGATCCTATTATAGAAGGTCTTGGGAAGTCTATTATGACAGTGCAGCATGCACCGCTTCAAGAAGAGACGGCACTTTATCTATTACTTGATCTATTTGGAGATAAAGAAAAACTGCCTGCTGACATCGTTAGTTATTTAGCAGGTTTTCACTCTTCTAAAACAATTGAAATTGAAGAGGTCGTCAAAGAAAAAGTAGTTGAGATCGTCAAAGAGATCAAAGTCAATGAAGAGACAGGTGAAGAGGAAGAAGTCGAAATAGAAAAATCTAAAATGGTCTCTACAAAAGTAAAAAAAGAGATTGTCGTTGATGATAACAAACTCTTGGAAATTCTTGGGGCAGATGATAAGTTTATGGAAACTTTGGAAAAAAATCTGAAGAAAAAAGAGACGTTCGCTCTTATGGTCGGACCGGATCTCTATACACATCCAAACTCTAAAAATCTTGCCCGTCTTGTCGCTTTGGTTGAGAAATATACGGCATTTGAACTTGTAATGATTCCAACCTTAACAAATACACTTGGTGTAAGCCTTATCTGTGAACTTGATGATGAAAAAGGCAGCTACACCGTAGGCTATAACACTGATGGCGATTTTGTACTTTCAGGACTTGGTGACGGTGATCTGGATATGCCGGCTATCAATCAGCAAGAGGGTACATTAACAAGTGTTAACAAGCGTGTCAACCCTACAAATGCAGCGATCGGTTACAATGGGTATGAGCTTAATGATATTGCCAATGCACTTGGATTTGAAGCTGAGAATGTTATTGACTATACAGTAGAACTTCCTACGGCTGTCGGATTTAAAGCTGAGGAGTTCGATAATCTTCCAAATCATTATGAAAACGACGGTACGGAAATGCGCGGTTATGTGTTAGAAAATGTAGCAGTCGAGACATCTGGTGATGAAAGTGTTGATAAATTCAGGGATGACAAGCTTGAAGGTAGTATAATTTATTTAGCAAATCCTGTAAGACAGTTTACGCCGTTTACATACAAAACGACGGAGCTTGATGAGGTGAGTGGTATCTATATGAGTGAAGAGTTCTTATCAAATTCTGACTTCAATGAAGGTGATACTGTGAAAATCACAACTGCAAATGGCGAATTGTCCGCAAATGTAGTGAGTGATAACAAAATTGAAGGTTCAATCGTAGTTCTGCCTACTTTTGATAAAAATCTAAATTCAGAAGCACTTTTTAGCGGTTACCGCTTTAACTCAGCTTCGATAGAAAAGGTGTAA